A region from the Palaemon carinicauda isolate YSFRI2023 chromosome 9, ASM3689809v2, whole genome shotgun sequence genome encodes:
- the LOC137646863 gene encoding fibrinogen-like protein 1 has protein sequence MNLTCIFLQLSLFLVVTSRGTHGSPRPLTYTVRETEERVRLGLYTEPRFFDDEDETNLEEGSGGNELDLSGQLVGQIRSSIADLYGLKGDLNQILVNNTGDLDGQVVPALDDFQVSIENATRLTANKLQCHLMNRIQESMRIMDRIFTLTPEQIEDIKNQVGNVSFIPATLAENDTDSTSTITPEKDEPLRDCADAFYKGYFLSDVLPIKLDRHDQVGKDVWCDQETDGGGWTVIMRRQPSSPQLDFRRDWNSYEDGFGDARGEYWIGLKTLHVLTKRQPYKLRIEMASQGNEAVALYDTFRVGPAWRKYRLRVGDYDESSTAGDAMEYHNGKQFTTYDEDNDGASGGNCANWSGGGGWWYDFCYLTNPTGLYSLPNNTEESDQYMEWRRWNGLYSYLSHFVMMIRPHEVTRI, from the exons ATGAATCTCACCTGCATCTTCCTGCAGCTCTCGCTGTTCCTCGTCGTCACCTCCAGAGGGACTCATGGATCACCGAGACCCCTCACGTACACCGTCCGAGAGACGGAGGAGAGGGTCCGCCTTGGTCTCTACACCGAACCGAGATTCTTCGACGACGAAGATGAGACCAATCTGGAAGAAGGGTCCGGTGGCAACGAATTAGACCTTTCTGGCCAGCTGGTCGGGCAAATACGTTCCAGCATCGCCGACTTGTACGGTCTGAAAGGCGACCTGAACCAGATACTGGTGAATAACACAGGTGACTTAGACGGCCAAGTGGTACCAGCCCTTGACGATTTCCAAGTTAGCATCGAGAACGCCACCAGGCTCACGGCCAACAAGTTGCAGTGTCATCTCATGAATAGGATCCAAGAGAGCATGAGGATAATGGATAGGATTTTCACCTTGACCCCGGAGCAGATTGAGGATATCAAAAATCAAGTGGGAAATGTCTCGTTTATACCAGCCACGCTGGCAGAGAACGACACGGATTCAACTAGTACGATAACACCCGAAAAG GACGAACCCCTCAGGGACTGCGCCGATGCCTTTTACAAAGGATACTTTCTCTCTGACGTCCTTCCCATCAAGCTTGACCGTCATGATCAAGTTGGAAAG GATGTGTGGTGTGACCAAGAGACTGACGGAGGAGGCTGGACAGTGATCATGCGTCGTCAGCCTTCATCGCCACAACTCGACTTCCGGAGGGACTGGAATTCTTATGAGGATGGTTTTGGCGATGCTCGTGGCGAATACTGGATTG GCTTGAAGACTCTTCACGTACTGACGAAACGCCAACCCTACAAACTGCGGATCGAGATGGCATCGCAGGGAAACGAGGCTGTTGCTCTCTACGACACtttcag GGTTGGTCCGGCTTGGAGGAAATACCGTCTGCGAGTAGGTGACTATGATGAATCGAGCACAGCTGGTGACGCCATGGAATACCACAACGGTAAACAATTCACGACCTATGATGAAGACAATGACGGAGCCTCAG GAGGAAACTGCGCCAACTGGTCAGGAGGCGGCGGCTGGTGGTACGATTTCTGCTACTTAACCAACCCAACAGGCCTTTACTCCTTGCCTAACAATACTGAGGAATCTGACCAGTACATGGAGTGGCGCAGATGGAATGGACTCTACAGTTACCTTTCGCATTTCGTCATGATGATCAGGCCCCATGAAGTCACAAGAATCTAA